A genome region from Penicillium psychrofluorescens genome assembly, chromosome: 3 includes the following:
- a CDS encoding uncharacterized protein (ID:PFLUO_004213-T1.cds;~source:funannotate), with product MENVNVAELVERLGSDEDAARKMAVFKLQGNIGDPSFADVFIAEGGLTRLRYLTLHATGNTLAYSLTSFARLLEVDKGWEFVDQELVERIVELIVTHPLVNILRGAMSILVSVVSHPYSDSHKSQAGLFGFRALKPAIAIYPQFLEMLVSRLSSADHALCANALQLINSLMRDSITHDSEAEWPKFIQKLQDLGVIRAVYVLMQDSALQDLAHPLLEFQSLTKVLLRKWRDIPVNQEKPDHRRALKGVYLASNSDRGNDENPEHADETKRSRRHHPDKWRRLGFETEGPTAEFYEVGYLGMMDLADYVRSHQDEFQKMLLEQSTKPARQRCPIARASLAVTAILYEHFEVDKSEMEDAKSYLIMESRTSMDKLFKPLLLHWTRLHVAGLQGFFRLWKATAAESEDLDKIIELVRILIESVVGGAARTKDVQDVEKELADFEYQRLRELQMELLELTYEDAWGQHLRQVREELQHEALQFVKEQRIRCLLQGAWFSLDASKSESGATQKSRTAHQYVQLSHNRRYLHFGEFDSMANKAPELDSLPEKIDLSIVSSVVSNVSTAPDHSSSSTVKTAPRQPSTKITIHGYVQSSTSTGHSKGQGHVRSGSKTTQKEAVLLALRPSSHSIASEWLDGLLMLLNQQPITAETTKLIDLVSNYGLKIRLLNVRFDDATFAGEAPREPSRQGLDEDYYYDVFGGA from the exons ATGGAGAACGTCAacgtcgccgagctggtcgaaCGGCTGGGcagcgatgaagatgctgccCGGAAAATGGCCGTCTTCAAGCTGCAGGGCAACATTGGCGATCCCTCCTTCGCCGATGTCTTCATCGCCGAGGGTGGCTTGACGCGCCTGCGCTACCTGACCCTCCATGCCACCGGCAACACCCTGGCCTATAGTCTGACCAGCTTCGCGCGCCTCCTCGAGGTCGACAAGGGCTGGGAGTTTGTCGACCAGGAGCTCGTTGAGCGA ATCGTTGAACTCATTGTCACCCACCCGCTGGTCAACATCCTGCGCGGCGCCATGTCCATCCTCGTCTCGGTCGTCTCGCATCCATACTCCGACAGCCACAAGTCGCAGGCGGGCCTGTTCGGCTTCCGCGCCCTGAAACCCGCCATTGCCATCTACCCGCAGTTCTTGGAGATGCTCGTCAGTCGCCTGTCCTCTGCCGACCACGCCCTGTGCGCCAATGCGCTCCAATTGATCAATTCCCTCATGCGCGACTCCATCACCCACGATTCGGAGGCGGAGTGGCCCAAGTTCATTCAGAAACTGCAGGATCTGGGCGTGATTCGAGCCGTCTATGTCCTCATGCAAGATTCGGCGCTTCAGGACCTTGCACATCCGTTACTGGAGTTTCAATCTCTCACCAAAGTGCTGCTGCGGAAGTGGCGAGATATCCCCGTGAACCAGGAAAAGCCCGACCACCGCCGAGCATTGAAGGGGGTCTATCTGGCCAGTAACTCGGACAGAGGCAACGATGAGAACCCGGAGCATGCGGACGAGACGAAGCGTTCCCGTCGACATCATCCCGACAAGTGGCGGCGACTGGGCTTTGAGACGGAGGGCCCCACGGCAGAATTCTATGAAGTGGGCTATCTGGGCATGATGGACTTGGCGGACTATGTACGCAGCCATCAAGATGAGTTCCAGAAAATGCTCCTGGAGCAGTCGACCAAGCCCGCACGCCAACGATGTCCGATTGCTCGCGCATCGCTGGCCGTCACGGCGATCCTGTACGAACATTTCGAAGTGGACAAGtccgagatggaggatgcTAAGAGTTATTTGATCATGGAGTCGCGCACCAGCATGGACAAACTGTTCAAGCCCTTGCTCCTTCATTGGACGCGGCTACATGTGGCCGGACTGCAGGGCTTTTTCCGCCTGTGGAAAGCGACGGCGGCCGAGTcggaggatctggacaagatcatcgagtTGGTCCGCATCCTCATCGAATCCGTCGTGGGTGGCGCAGCCCGAACCAAAGATGTCCAGGACGTCGAGAAAGAGCTAGCCGACTTTGAGTACCAGCGATTGCGGGAGCTGCAAATGGAACTCCTGGAACTAACGTACGAAGATGCTTGGGGACAGCACCTCCGGCAGGTGCGCGAGGAACTTCAGCACGAAGCCCTCCAGTTCGTCAAGGAACAGCGGATCCGATGCTTGTTGCAAGGCGCGTGGTTTTCTCTCGACGCATCTAAGAGCGAGTCCGGTGCGACACAGAAATCCCGCACGGCGCACCAATACGTTCAATTGTCGCATAATCGGCGATATCTCCATTTTGGCGAGTTCGACTCCATGGCCAACAAGGCTCCGGAGCTCGATTCTCTACCTGAAAAGA TCGATCTCTCGATTGTTTCCTCGGTGGTGTCCAATGTATCGACTGCCCCGGATCATTCATCTTCGTCCACTGTCAAGACGGCGCCGCGCCAGCCCTCGACCAAGATCACGATTCACGGCTATGTGCAATCATCGACTTCCACGGGCCACTccaagggccagggccaTGTGCGGTCGGGGAGCAAGACAACGCAGAAGGAGGCCgttctccttgccctgcGGCCTTCGTCGCACAGCATAGCGTCGGAATGGCTGGACGGGTTGCTGATGCTGCTCAACCAGCAGCCCATCACGGCCGAGACGACCAAGCTGATCGACCTGGTCAGCAACTATGGGCTGAAGATCCGGCTGCTCAACGTTCGGTTTGACGACGCCACATTTGCGGGCGAAGCACCTCGGGAGCCCTCGCGGCAGGGTCTGGACGAGGATTACTACTATGATGTGTTTGGCGGCGCTTGA
- a CDS encoding uncharacterized protein (ID:PFLUO_004214-T1.cds;~source:funannotate) — protein sequence MALPSTFTSATAAPSRPEGIATASSSLLTTRDSRSKLNARSRTSEAAPSKRPSASPSPQKKAPSKPSQSLHSFFQPATEGQRWSSQKFEVKRGPEAASKGNPVEDDIIEDDYDSYDEIFTQHLAGVSADVGNTAKSARQDHNESRLSEPKRSIKSRNPTRHTKRFLLPKSPATKGSTARLSIESDGRPWAQRFAPSNLDELVVHKRKVSDVQKWLEDVFAGRRPQRLLVLRGAAGCGKTTTVSLLSASLGFDVIEWKNPPTSDYTTRDYISASTQFEEFLIRGDKFGGLDLEGTTNASPEEDRTANASPRRVLLIEEFPAMNRSSSSLSAFRASLQRYLAASARPRSNNAQENDGLAHPPIIIIVSETLLSSTSLVTENLTVHRLLGPNLYHHPGTTILDFNKVAPTLMQKALQSILEKEARSSKRAQIPGPKVLDRISEIGDIRSAISSLEFLCLKGDGVGKWGGSLATKTKKSTRGQVVLTPMEQESLKTISQREASLGMFHAVGKIVYNKREDKSFLQDPTVALPPPPNHLHHYRRDKVSQVSVNELIDETGTDISTFISALHENYPPSCEGHSFTDSINDCIEALSDSDLLSIDRRSVHGARAGVGTGATYFSRGIDALRQDEIGFQVAARGLLFALPYPVNRKLAPGNGRIRPGDAHKMFYPASLRLWREAEEVEGLVDSWMKRFFYPSGGPHLFPASDVPSSGVKSWSSRIGQHGHLASANVDRATVTTMLSRHDALLYQLPYMAQIQRQESERRQLERITTFLTTGRENTWDDGVLDDLNDRPLLPEKNSSSWVKTPMAPTDEEEKLILSDDDIVE from the exons ATGG ctctgccgTCCACCTTCACGTCTGCGACTGCTGCCCCCAGTCGCCCAGAGGGTATCGCAACGGCCAGCTCAAGCTTACTCACCACCAGAGACTCTCGTTCCAAACTGAATGCACGCTCTCGAACCAGCGAAGCGGCGCCATCGAAACGCCCTTCCGCCTCCCCGTCCCCGCAAAAGAAGGCCCCTTCCAAACCGTCGCAATCCTTGCACAGCTTCTTCCAGCCGGCAACAGAGGGCCAGCGATGGTCCTCACAAAAATTTGAAGTTAAACGGGGGCCCGAGGCGGCCTCGAAGGGAAACCCCGTCGAAGACGATATCATTGAAGACGATTACGATTCCTACGACGAAATCTTCACGCAGCACCTCGCCGGTGTAAGTGCAGATGTGGGTAATACCGCCAAATCAGCTCGACAGGACCACAATGAGTCTCGTCTGTCGGAGCCAAAACGCTCAATCAAATCACGGAACCCGACGCGACATACCAAgcgcttcctcctcccaaAAAGTCCCGCGACTAAAGGCTCCACGGCGAGGCTCTCAATAGAATCCGATGGACGGCCATGGGCGCAGCGATTTGCTCCTTCGAAtctggacgagctggtggTCCACAAGCGCAAGGTCTCTGATGTGCAAAAGTGGCTGGAAGATGTATTTGCGGGGAGACGCCCCCAG AGGCTACTCGTTCTTCGTGGTGCTGCGGGCTGTGGGAAGACCACTACTGTCTCGCTTCTTTCTGCGTCGCTCGGTTTTGATGTCATTGAGTGGAAGAATCCCCCGACCTCTGATTATACGACCCGGGACTATATCTCTGCAAGCACCCAGTTTGAGGAATTCCTCATCCGTGGCGACAAGTTTGGCGGACTTGACTTGGAGGGTACGACAAACGCCtctccagaagaagaccggaCAGCCAATGCTTCTCCCCGGCGAGTTCTTCTAATAGAAGAGTTTCCAGCAATGAATCGGTCGTCCTCCAGCCTGTCGGCTTTCAGGGCTTCGCTACAGCGCTACCTGGCCGCCTCAGCACGACCCCGATCTAACAATGCCCAAGAGAATGATGGACTGGCGCATCCTCCGATTATCATCATTGTGTCTGAGACATTGCTAAGCTCCACATCGTTGGTCACAGAGAACCTGACCGTTCATCGTCTGCTTGGACCGAATTTGTATCATCATCCCGGCACGACCATTCTAGATTTCAACAAGGTCGCACCCACTTTGATGCAAAAGGCGTTGCAGTCTATCCTCGAAAAGGAGGCTCGAAGTTCCAAGCGTGCCCAGATTCCAGGTCCGAAAGTATTAGACCGAATCTCTGAGATTGGTGATATTCGCAGTGCAATATCATCTCTCGAATTTCTCTGTCTGAAGGGTGACGGGGTTGGGAAATGGGGAGGCAGTCTGGCAACTAAGACGAAAAAGTCCACCCGAGGACAGGTTGTCCTCACCCCGATGGAACAGGAGTCGTTGAAGACGATCAGCCAGAGAGAGGCGAGTCTCGGGATGTTTCACGCCGTTGGTAAGATTGTATACAACAAGCGTGAGGATAAGAGCTTCCTGCAAGATCCGACAGTCGCTCTGCCGCCGCCACCCAATCATCTACACCACTATCGTCGCGACAAGGTCTCACAGGTGTCGGTTAATGAACTGATTGACGAGACCGGGACTGATATTTCGACTTTTATCAGTGCTCTCCATGAGAACTACCCGCCGTCGTGTGAGGGTCATTCGTTCACCGATTCTATAAACGACTGTATCGAGGCCCTTTCCGACAGTGATCTCCTCAGTATTGATCGTCGCTCTGTGCATGGTGCAAGAGCAGGGGTTGGAACGGGTGCCACCTATTTCAGCCGAGGCATCGATGCACTGCGACAGGACGAAATTGGTTTCCAGGTGGCTGCCCGGGGCCtcctttttgctcttccATATCCCGTGAACCGAAAACTGGCGCCTGGGAATGGACGGATCCGGCCAGGCGATGCCCACAAGATGTTCTATCCGGCCTCGCTGCGCTTATGGCGTgaagccgaggaggtcgagggccTGGTGGATTCCTGGATGAAGCGATTTTTCTATCCATCTGGCGGGCCGCATCTCTTTCCAGCCTCAGATGTCCCTTCTTCGGGTGTCAAGTCGTGGAGCAGCCGAATTGGCCAACATGGGCATTTGGCATCCGCCAACGTAGACCGTGCGACAGTGACAACGATGCTATCCCGCCATGATGCGCTTCTTTATCAGCTGCCCTACATGGCGCAGATCCAGCGGCAAGAGTCGGAGCGCCGGCAGCTGGAGAGAATCACGACATTTCTTACCACCGGCCGCGAAAACACTTGGGACGATGGTGTCCTAGACGATCTGAACGATCGGCCATTATTACCTGAAAAGAACAGTAGTAGCTGGGTCAAGACCCCGATGGCTCCgacggatgaggaggagaagctgatTCTGAGTGACGATGACATAGTTGAATGA
- a CDS encoding uncharacterized protein (ID:PFLUO_004215-T1.cds;~source:funannotate), producing the protein MLNDSDGPAKRRHEDSYVLNSVQLSALDAPEELITPSPRKFGGSQGDSSGHDALEKDKSRSTTVLVAAAAHAAVPSWATLVLMASLIFGGCCANVFALEAIIKEQPTAGPLITFAQFVLCALFTLPHFLSFSAGPRALFLSPRAIPLRSWLIYTSFFVTVNLLNNWAFAYKISVPLHIILRSAGPVASMIIGYIFNNRRYSRGQILSVAMLTAGVVAAALADAHAKGHAIEIGSSSGETPLVTTATGFTILALAMVLSAFQGIYADQLYATYGRDHWKEALFYSHTLSLPLFLTSYPQLSSQWWVVSSTPSLLSQLPATRPNPTSGLGSTSTALSFLAQAQEHQSVQSVLAQLPVQVAYLLMNALTQYLCIRGVHLLSAKSSSLTVTIVLNIRKLVSLLLSIYLFGNHLASGVLVGAALVFVGGGLYGFEGARLRKASTRKAR; encoded by the exons ATGCTCAATGACAGCGACGGCCCGGCGAAACGGAGACATGAGGATTCCTACGTGCTCAATTCCGTCCAGCTGTCCGCTCTCGACGCGCCCGAGGAACTGATCACCCCGTCGCCGCGCAAGTTCGGAGGCTCCCAGGGTGATTCATCCGGCCACGATGCGCTAGAAAAAGATAAGTCACGCAGCACCACAGTGctggtcgccgccgccgcacaTGCAGCGGTTCCCAGTTGGGCCACTCTGGTGCTGATGGCCTCGCTGATTTTCGGGGGTTGCTGTGCCAAT GTATTCGCCCTCGAAGCGATTATCAA AGAACAACCGACTGCCG GCCCCTTGATCACGTTCGCCCAATTCGTTCTGTGTGCACTCTTTACTCTCCCGCACTTCCTGTCCTTCTCTGCAGGTCCGCGGGCGTTATTCCTCAGCCCACGCGCGATCCCCTTGCGATCATGGCTGATATACACGTCCTTTTTCGTGACGGTCAATCTTCTGAACAATTGGGCCTTCGCATACAAGATCTCGGTGCCGCTGCACATCATCCTTCGGTCTGCGGGTCCGGTGGCTTCGATGATCATTGGGTATATCTTTAACAACAGGCGCTATTCCCGGGGCCAGATCCTCTCCGTGGCGATGTTGACGGCGGGTGTAGTGGCAGCGGCGTTGGCGGATGCTCACGCCAAGGGCCATGCAATTGAAATCGGGTCCTCCAGCGGCGAGACACCGCTGGTGACCACCGCAACGGGCTTCACAATCCTCGCCTTGGCCATGGTTTTATCGGCCTTTCAGGGAATCTACGCGGACCAGCTTTACGCAACCTATGGGCGAGACCATTGGAAAGAAGCTCTCTTCTATTCGCATACGCTGTCCCTACCCCTTTTCTTAACTAGCTACCCGCAGCTGTCATCTCAGTGGTGGGTAGTGTCTTCGACGCCATCTCTTTTGTCCCAACTCCCCGCCACACGCCCCAACCCGACCTCGGGACTCGGGTCCACCTCCACGGCTCTTTCGTTCTTGGCGCAGGCGCAAGAGCACCAGTCAGTCCAGTCGGTGCTCGCACAACTTCCAGTCCAAGTGGCATATCTTTTGATGAACGCGTTGACACAATACCTGTGCATCCGCGGTGTTCATCTATTATCCGCCAAGTCCTCATCGTTGACGGTTACCATTGTTTTGAATATCCGGAAACTCGTCTCGCTTCTGCTGTCCATCTATCTTTTTGGCAATCACCTTGCATCAGGCGTTCTAGTCGGGGCGGCCCTGGTTTTTGTCGGGGGTGGACTGTATGGCTTTGAGGGCGCCCGCCTACGAAAGGCTTCGACGCGGAAAGCTCGGTGA
- a CDS encoding uncharacterized protein (ID:PFLUO_004212-T1.cds;~source:funannotate) has protein sequence MTSLLAQHDQTSRFSSDPLRLPTAQRYFLDDLSPKPPMPHHDSPRECPSPVTSTLSSIPPSPDTTLSNLSLEDEDLLLPSYDEGRTAKEPVLDELPSTSPAPCPVQSPAADDTSIEQEPPSRHVDYLSHDWAEEDIWASWRYVTSRKDKYSNGVRLENASWRTWTKTKDKIGTISPETLNWLKDCDVTWLYGPLKTSSSSATVSGLSPPPSRLHTPRPILKKKTVSETILQRSLSQNTLLKHASAILKAQEAEHGRTRPPFGRSNTDIEQFRTGSSTDSQSGTLTTATSSGVTSPSERRHIHFNNEVVQCIAVEVKGGDDDDGDDWPATVDDESSSDDGVVMMRQSAPSKAPTSNRSTPRNSFSGEGKTIALLPSTTLKYREDPPEPRESILDRWAAQQSSSPSLSPTPSVETLRPSRPSANFLLDDEEDDSLDFTGQYGSGTDYYRDRPWFAPEEETDGNRPRSTGMNLPEGDGEATSASLMDRVVDSINGARDIAFVIWNVGWAR, from the coding sequence ATGACTTCCCTGCTGGCCCAGCACGACCAGACCTCGCGCTTCTCCTCTGACCCGCTGCGCTTGCCGACCGCGCAGCGATACTTCCTTGACGACTTGTCCCCCAAACCTCCAATGCCACACCATGACTCGCCTAGGGAGTGTCCCAGCCCAGTCACATCGACCCTTTCCTCCATCCCGCCATCCCCCGATACCACTCTGAGCAACCTCTCCCTGGAGGACGaagatctgctgctgccctCCTATGACGAAGGGCGTACCGCCAAAGAACCTGTCCTCGACGAGCTTCCCTCGACCAGTCCAGCCCCGTGCCCGGTCCAGAGCCCAGCGGCCGATGATACCTCCATCGAGCAAGAGCCCCCATCCCGGCATGTGGATTATCTCTCACACGACTGGGCCGAAGAGGACATCTGGGCCTCCTGGCGCTATGTCACCTCCCGAAAAGACAAATACAGCAATGGTGTGCGGCTAGAGAACGCTTCTTGGCGAACCTGGACCAAGACCAAAGACAAAATTGGAACCATCTCGCCCGAGACGCTGAACTGGCTCAAGGACTGCGATGTCACCTGGCTCTACGGACCGTTGAagacctcctccagcagcgcgaCGGTCTCGGGGCTCTCTCCACCCCCAAGTCGTCTCCACACGCCTCGGCCCATCctgaagaaaaaaaccgTTTCGGAGACGATCCTTCAACGATCTTTGTCCCAAAATACCCTTCTAAAACATGCCAGCGCCATTCTGAAGGCCCAGGAGGCCGAGCATGGCCGCACTCGGCCGCCCTTTGGACGATCTAACACCGACATTGAGCAGTTCCGGACGGGCAGTTCCACGGATTCGCAGAGTGGCACGCTCACCACGGCGACCTCCTCCGGCGTGACGTCTCCCAGCGAGCGGCGCCATATCCACTTTAATAATGAAGTCGTGCAGTGCATCGCCGTGGAGGTCAAgggcggcgacgacgacgacgggGATGACTGGCCAGCAACCGTGGATGACGAGTCGTCCTCGGACGATGGTGTGGTCATGATGAGGCAATCGGCCCCGAGCAAGGCGCCGACCAGCAACCGCAGCACCCCGCGCAACAGTTTCAGTGGTGAAGGCAAAACCATTGCTCTTTTACCATCCACAACCCTCAAGTATCGCGAAGATCCCCCAGAACCTCGCGAATCAATTCTCGACCGGTGGGCAGCCCAGCAGTCGTCGTCACCATCCTTATCCCCCACACCGTCCGTGGAAACCCTGCGTCCGTCCCGGCCGTCGGCCAATTTCCTTTtagatgacgaagaagatgacagTCTGGATTTCACGGGCCAGTACGGGTCGGGCACCGACTACTATAGGGATCGACCGTGGTTTGCCCccgaggaagagaccgaCGGGAACCGGCCGCGGTCCACGGGCATGAACCTGCCCGAGGGGGACGGTGAGGCGACCAGCGCGAGCTTGATGGATCGAGTTGTTGACTCCATAAATGGTGCGAGGGACATAGCCTTTGTCATCTGGAACGTGGGCTGGGCAAGATGA
- a CDS encoding uncharacterized protein (ID:PFLUO_004211-T1.cds;~source:funannotate) — MTDVAESGPLEPQARHVVYCGVCTLPPEFCEFGGTAKKCEEWLKENQSDLWNRLYSEEALSANLSTLKVSVQERVAKDAAKKEAKAAQNEARDAERKAASKIQIKRVERNKRKYVTVVIGLEVHGLENKKVAKELGKKFATGSSVTKSPSGTEEITVQGDVSEDVKEWLLDVYGSKVPEANIELIEDKKKKKAEA; from the exons ATGACAGACGTGGCAGAGTCTGGCCCTCTCGAGCCCCAAGCCCGCCATGTTGTCTACTGTGGAG TCTGCACCCTGCCGCCAGAG TTCTGCGAGTTCGGTGGCACCGCGAAGAAATGTGAGGAGTGGCTGAAGGAGAACCAATCCGATCTGTGGAATCGACTCTACTCCGAAG AGGCCCTCAGTGCCAATCTGTCCACCCTTAAAGTCTCCGTCCAGGAACGGGTCGCCAAAGAtgcggccaagaaggaagccAAGGCCGCACAGAACGAGGCCCGCGATGccgagcgcaaggccgccTCCAAGATCCAGATCAAGCGTGTCGAGCGGAACAAGCGCAAGTACGTCACCGTGGTCATCGGGCTGGAGGTGCACGGCCTGGAGAATAAAAAGGTGGCCAAGGAACTGGGCAAGAAGTTCGCGACGGGGTCCTCCGTGACCAAGTCCCCATCCGGCACCGAGGAGATCACCGTCCAAGGCGATGTGagcgaggatgtcaaggagTGGCTGTTGGATGTCTACGGCAGCAAGGTCCCCGAGGCCAACATCGAGCTGATCgaggataagaagaagaagaaggccgaggcataa
- a CDS encoding uncharacterized protein (ID:PFLUO_004209-T1.cds;~source:funannotate), translating to MSSTPAEEPAGLRKNGKQWHTPKKAFRPTAGLTSYAKRQETRKTHEAVKEREREMKQEKEAERQAQIQRIRDRRAAKEEKQRYEKMAEKMHHKRVERLKRREKRNKLLNS from the exons ATGTCGTCCACGCCAGCCGAGGAGCCTGCGGGCCTGCGCAAGAATG GCAAGCAGTGGCACACCCCCAAGAAGGCCTTCCGTCCCACCGCAGGCCTGACCTCCTACGCCAAGCGGCAAGAAACCCGCAAGACCCACGAAGCTGTCAAGGAGCGCGAGCGTGAGATGAAacaggagaaggaggctgaGCGACAG gcccagatccagcgcaTCCGCGATCGCCGAgcggccaaggaggagaaaCAGCGGTacgagaagatggccgagaagatGCACCATAAGCGTGTCGAACGGTTGAAGCGACGGGAGAAGCGCAACAAACTGCTCAACTCATGA
- a CDS encoding uncharacterized protein (ID:PFLUO_004210-T1.cds;~source:funannotate), whose translation MDFSFKHPLPLSTRASATFPLVHGATTPRSHRSSPGPALPTSDEPFAGNQLDGPTGHGDNSDPHSRRRPSPRQLLIDPLGLDGAKSSHHRHKHSKSRELRLPRPMSHLASSAASARGLLPTWSGREKDRESEDGLLRPITRETTRTTRWGSESTVGLGSGSRKGSLLDVPEFPDQLGPIRRQEIRNRDDLDMIQKRRKQGEGYLRTALSSIGTQATDVTRRLDYTYYNLLEKITALNATIASFQELSDSASTLLNDFERETAGLDQEIRKQINELKGFEPHVQKADALEERMKAGRRRVEDLGNRLEVVRQEIDSWERREAEWQTRVSRRLRIFWMIVTSAVLVLALAIILQNWPTSQPVLPMTSPEAVESIVHEPESFPMPYPSSLADRLESLHQEQLHTSLDASREAAATPTGHDPLAVLEEL comes from the exons ATGGACTTCTCCTTCAAACATCCCCTGCCGCTCTCCACCCgcgcctcggccaccttcCCACTCGTCCATGGCGCAACCACGCCCCGGAGCCACCGGTCCAGCCCGGGCCCTGCGCTCCCGACCTCGGACGAGCCGTTTGCAGGCAACCAGCTGGATGGGCCCACGGGTCATGGCGACAACTCCGATCCCCACTCGCGACGTCGGCCCTCCCCGCGACAGCTGCTGATCGACCCGCTAGGCCTCGACGGCGCGAAATCATCCCATCACCGCCACAAGCACAGCAAGTCGCGAGAGCTCCGCCTGCCCCGGCCCATGAGCCACCtcgcctcgtcggcggccagcgCCCGCGGGCTGCTGCCAACCTGGTctgggagggagaaggaTCGGGAGAGTGAGGATGGGCTGCTGCGACCAATCACCCGCGAGACGACGCGCACCACTCGCTGGGGGTCCGAGTCCACGGTTGGATTGGGCTCGGGCAGTCGGAAGGGAAGTCTCCTCGACGTGCCCGAATTCCCTGACCAACTCGGTCCGATTCGCCGACAGGAGATTCGGAACCGGGATGATCTCGATATGATCCAGAAGCGGCGGAAACAGGGCGAAGG ATATCTGCGGACGGCCCTGTCCTCGATAGGCACCCAGGCCACTGATGTCACGCGCCGACTCGATTACACCTATTACAACctgttggagaagatcacgGCCCTCAATGCGACCATTGCATCGTTTCAGGAACTCTCCGACTCTGCGTCGACCCTCCTCAATGACTTTGAACGCGAGACGGCCGGGTTAGACCAGGAGATCCGAAAACAGATCAATGAGCTGAAGGGATTTGAGCCACATGTTCAGAAAGCCGACGCCCTTGAGGAACGGATGAAGGCTGGCCGACGGCGAGTGGAGGATTTGGGGAACCGGCTCGAGGTTGTGCGGCAGGAAATTGACAGCTGGGAGCGGAGGGAGGCTGAGTGGCAGACGCGGGTCAGTCGGCGACTGCGCATCTTCTGGATGATTGTCACCAGCGCGGTACTGGTTTTGGCACTGGCCATCATCCTGCAGAATTGGCCGACATCCCAACCTGTGCTGCCCATGACGAGCCCCGAGGCCGTGGAGAGTATCGTTCACGAACCCGAAAGCTTCCCCATGCCGTACCCGTCGAGTCTCGCCGATCGCCTCGAGAGCCTTCACCAAGAGCAACTGCATACAAGCCTCGATGCGTCGCGAGAGGCCGCGGCTACGCCTACGGGGCACGATCCATTGGCCGTGTTGGAAGAACTGTGA
- a CDS encoding uncharacterized protein (ID:PFLUO_004208-T1.cds;~source:funannotate): MAAAEHAIPVTDDERPMERPSLPPNQGLEAVKDIVFGSTAGMAGKLIEYPFDTVKVRLQSQPADLPLRYTGPIDCFRQSFQTDGVRGLYRGISAPMTGAAVETSCLFFSYRIAQDLLRASIYADTEQLPFPALVLCGAASGSVTSLALTPIELIKCKMQVPMESAGLKAPGPLVLITSVFRQDGLLGFWRGQLGTLIRETGGSAAWFGGYEGVSSLFRKNSHQSSTESLPVYQQMIAGATAGISYNFLFYPADTIKSRLQTEDLSRLPVNSERQTFWSVGKALWKQQGIKGMYRGCGITCARSAPSSAFIFSVYEGLRHYFG; encoded by the exons atggccgcggcggagcATGCAATCCCCGTCACCGATGATGAGAGACCCATGGAGCGGCCGTCGCTGCCCCCCAACCAGGGCCTCGAGGCTGTGAAGGATATCGTCTTTGGATCG ACAGCCGGAATGGCTGGCAAACTCATCGAGTACCCCTTCGACACCGTCAAAGTCCGACTGCAATCTCAGCCCGCGGACCTCCCTCTCCGGTACACCGGGCCTATAGACTGCTTTCGCCAGTCCTTCCAGACAGATGGGGTTCGAGGACTCTATCGAGGCATCAGTGCCCCGATGACCGGCGCTGCCGTCGAGACCAGctgtctcttcttcagctATCGCATTGCCCAGGACCTTTTGCGCGCGTCCATTTATGCCGACACTGAGCAGCTGCCTTTCCCCGCCCTCGTGCTCTGCGGTGCAGCGTCCGGCTCGGTCACCTCGTTGGCCCTCACCCCCATTGAGCTCATCAAATGCAAGATGCAGGTACCTATGGAGTCGGCCGGTCTGAAAGCCCCGGGTCCGCTAGTCCTGATCACATCCGTGTTCCGCCAGGATGGACTGTTGGGCTTCTGGCGCGGACAGTTAGGCACCCTGATCCGGGAGACCGGAGGCAGCGCGGCCTGGTTTGGTGGTTACGAGGGTGTGTCCTCGCTCTTCCGGAAAAACTCCCACCAGTCCAGCACCGAGAGCCTCCCCGTGTACCAGCAGATGATTGCAGGCGCCACCGCCGGAATCAGCTACAACTTCCTGTTCTACCCGGCCGACACGATCAAGTCGCGGCTACAGACCGAGGACCTCTCACGGCTGCCGGTCAACAGCGAGCGGCAGACCTTCTGGAGCGTTGGCAAGGCGTTATGGAAGCAGCAGGGGATCAAGGGCATGTACCGTGGTTGTGGCATCACCTGTGCTCGCTCggcgcccagctcggcctTCATTTTCTCCGTCTACGAAGGATTACGACACTAttttggatga